Proteins encoded by one window of Dyella humicola:
- the phaR gene encoding polyhydroxyalkanoate synthesis repressor PhaR, translating to MAQTIRIIKKYPNRRLYDTEISSYITLEEVRQLVLDCETFEVRDAKSGDDLTRSVLLQIISEHEEKGQPMLSPQLLSQIIRFYGDSLQGFMGPYLERSLQVFLDQQQQFRTQLNSLLGQTPWSMLNELTERNMDAWRNMQRGLLDAATQAKPPGSGKKPG from the coding sequence ATGGCACAAACGATCCGCATCATCAAGAAGTACCCGAACCGCCGGCTCTACGACACGGAGATCTCCAGCTACATCACGCTGGAAGAGGTCCGTCAGCTGGTGCTCGACTGTGAGACCTTCGAGGTCCGCGACGCCAAGAGCGGGGACGACCTGACCCGCTCGGTGTTGCTGCAGATCATTTCTGAGCACGAGGAAAAGGGGCAGCCGATGCTGTCACCCCAGTTGCTCAGCCAGATCATCCGCTTCTACGGCGACTCGTTGCAGGGCTTCATGGGGCCGTATCTGGAGCGCAGCCTGCAGGTGTTCCTGGACCAGCAGCAGCAGTTCCGTACCCAGCTCAACAGCCTGCTCGGGCAGACGCCCTGGTCGATGCTGAACGAGCTGACCGAACGCAATATGGACGCGTGGCGCAACATGCAGCGCGGCCTGCTGGACGCCGCCACCCAGGCAAAGCCGCCAGGCAGCGGCAAGAAGCCCGGCTAA
- a CDS encoding DHA2 family efflux MFS transporter permease subunit has product MASTPNDTQPLPPLQGSALVLLTIAVAFSTFMEVLDMTIVNVAVPHIAGSLGVSASEGTWTISSYSLASAVMQPLTGWIARRFGEVKTFVFSVMLFVVFSMLCGLATSMPMLVIGRLLQGAGSGPMVALSLTLLLSSYPKAKQGIALALWAMTVVVAPIFGPILGGWLTDNFSWPWIFYINVPVGLLAAAITWSLLRKRETKVFQSPIDVIGLVLLVAGVGSLQFMLDNGNDHDWFSSPMIATLGLVALVCLTFLIVWELNAKHPVVDLSLFRRRNFTVGVSAQSLGMFAFFGINVVFPLWLQTTLGYTATWAGLASAPVGVLAFLIAPLLGRNLHRLELRAVVTFAFIVFAGTSYWFSTFDSGASFNSLILPRFVMGIAIPCFFIPLNQIYLAGLPGEEIASATGLANFFRTLGSSVSTAVSVTLWQHRGIWHHATLTENVTTASQPASQVLQQLNRGGFSPTQALGITDQLVNKEALTLAVNDIFWLCAILFVLLIPVLWFAKPPFGSAGGPAAGH; this is encoded by the coding sequence ATGGCCTCCACCCCCAACGACACGCAGCCGCTACCGCCACTGCAAGGCAGTGCGCTGGTCCTGCTGACCATCGCGGTCGCGTTCAGCACCTTCATGGAGGTGCTGGACATGACCATCGTCAATGTCGCCGTGCCTCATATCGCAGGCAGTCTCGGCGTCAGTGCAAGCGAGGGCACCTGGACGATCAGTTCCTACTCGCTCGCCAGCGCCGTCATGCAGCCGCTTACCGGCTGGATCGCGCGACGCTTCGGCGAAGTGAAGACCTTCGTCTTCTCGGTGATGCTGTTCGTGGTGTTCTCCATGCTGTGCGGCCTGGCGACGTCGATGCCGATGCTGGTGATCGGCCGTCTGCTGCAAGGCGCCGGCTCCGGTCCGATGGTGGCGCTGTCGCTGACCCTGCTGCTATCGAGCTATCCCAAGGCCAAACAGGGCATCGCGCTGGCGTTGTGGGCGATGACCGTGGTGGTGGCGCCGATCTTCGGCCCCATCCTGGGCGGCTGGCTGACCGACAACTTCTCCTGGCCGTGGATCTTCTATATCAACGTGCCGGTAGGCCTGCTCGCCGCTGCCATCACCTGGTCGCTGCTGCGCAAGCGTGAAACCAAGGTGTTCCAGTCGCCGATCGACGTCATCGGCCTGGTGCTGCTGGTGGCCGGCGTGGGCAGCCTCCAGTTCATGCTGGACAACGGCAACGATCACGACTGGTTCTCCTCGCCGATGATCGCCACGCTCGGCCTTGTCGCGCTGGTGTGCCTGACCTTCCTGATCGTGTGGGAATTGAACGCGAAACACCCGGTGGTCGACCTGAGCCTGTTCCGACGGCGCAACTTCACCGTCGGTGTCTCTGCCCAATCACTAGGCATGTTCGCCTTCTTCGGCATCAACGTGGTGTTCCCGTTGTGGCTGCAAACCACCCTGGGCTACACCGCCACCTGGGCTGGCCTGGCCTCGGCACCGGTGGGTGTCCTGGCCTTCCTGATCGCGCCGCTCCTCGGACGCAACCTGCACCGACTGGAACTGCGAGCGGTCGTGACCTTTGCCTTTATCGTATTCGCGGGCACGTCTTACTGGTTCTCGACATTCGACAGCGGGGCGTCGTTCAACTCGCTGATCCTGCCGCGCTTCGTGATGGGTATTGCCATCCCCTGCTTCTTCATCCCGCTCAACCAGATCTACCTGGCGGGATTGCCCGGCGAGGAAATCGCCAGCGCCACCGGCCTGGCCAATTTCTTCCGTACGCTGGGATCGAGCGTTTCCACCGCCGTGTCGGTGACCTTGTGGCAACACCGCGGCATCTGGCACCACGCCACGCTGACGGAGAACGTGACCACCGCCAGCCAACCGGCCAGCCAGGTGCTGCAGCAGCTGAACCGCGGCGGCTTCAGTCCGACCCAGGCGCTGGGCATCACCGATCAGCTGGTCAACAAGGAGGCACTGACCCTGGCGGTGAATGATATTTTCTGGCTATGCGCCATCCTGTTCGTGCTCTTGATTCCGGTGCTGTGGTTCGCCAAGCCGCCGTTCGGCAGCGCCGGTGGTCCGGCAGCAGGCCACTGA
- a CDS encoding efflux RND transporter periplasmic adaptor subunit, producing MSATDSAAASQDNDSGMAAKDPAKRRRTLLIVASIFILAAAAWVLLWVFVFSTREKTDNAYVGGNQVAISAQVSGIVVAILADDTQRVEAGQILVKLDSTDADVRLQQVSSALAQAVRQVRQQTESASGADAQVVTARVDLKKAQADLKRRLPLIAEQAEAPETVQHLRDAVDQAQAALNSAQAQAAAAHASIEGTEITSNPAVEQARANFRAAWVASQRNAIFAPVSGYVAQRSVQVGNSVQPGQQLMTVLPLHELWVDANFKENQLRHIRVGQPTTIVSDLYGSGVTYHGKVIGLGAGTGSVFSLLPAQNATGNWIKVVQRVPVRIALDDKELDKHPLRVGLSTEVTVDITDDSGPVMAPVNNGQPVAQTDVYEQMASKADAEAEKIIEANLGKRNAN from the coding sequence ATGAGCGCCACTGATTCCGCTGCCGCATCGCAGGACAACGACAGCGGCATGGCCGCGAAGGATCCGGCCAAGCGTCGACGTACGCTGCTGATCGTCGCGTCGATCTTCATCCTCGCCGCGGCGGCATGGGTGTTGTTGTGGGTGTTCGTGTTCTCCACGCGCGAAAAGACCGACAACGCCTATGTGGGCGGTAATCAGGTGGCCATTTCTGCCCAGGTGTCGGGCATCGTGGTGGCGATCCTCGCCGACGACACGCAGCGTGTCGAAGCCGGCCAGATCCTGGTAAAGCTGGACAGCACCGACGCCGACGTGCGCTTGCAGCAGGTCAGCAGCGCGCTCGCGCAGGCCGTGCGTCAGGTACGTCAGCAGACCGAATCGGCCTCCGGTGCCGATGCGCAGGTCGTCACCGCGCGAGTCGATCTGAAGAAAGCCCAGGCCGATCTCAAGCGCCGCCTGCCCTTGATCGCCGAACAGGCGGAAGCACCCGAGACCGTGCAGCATCTGCGTGATGCCGTCGACCAGGCTCAGGCCGCCTTGAACTCGGCCCAAGCACAGGCCGCTGCCGCGCATGCCTCGATCGAAGGCACCGAGATCACCAGCAACCCGGCGGTGGAACAGGCTCGTGCCAACTTTCGCGCGGCCTGGGTGGCCTCGCAGCGCAATGCCATCTTCGCGCCGGTGAGCGGCTATGTCGCGCAGCGCAGCGTGCAAGTGGGCAACAGCGTGCAGCCGGGCCAGCAGCTGATGACGGTGCTGCCCCTGCACGAGCTGTGGGTGGATGCGAACTTCAAGGAAAACCAGCTGCGCCATATCCGCGTCGGCCAGCCGACCACGATCGTGAGCGACCTTTACGGCAGCGGCGTCACCTACCACGGCAAGGTGATCGGCCTGGGCGCCGGCACCGGCAGCGTGTTCTCGCTGCTGCCCGCGCAAAACGCCACCGGCAACTGGATCAAGGTCGTACAGCGCGTGCCGGTGCGCATTGCGCTCGATGACAAGGAGCTCGACAAGCATCCGCTGCGCGTAGGCCTGTCCACCGAAGTCACGGTCGACATTACCGACGACTCGGGTCCGGTGATGGCACCTGTCAACAACGGCCAGCCCGTGGCGCAGACCGACGTGTACGAGCAGATGGCCAGCAAGGCCGATGCGGAGGCCGAGAAGATCATCGAGGCCAACCTGGGCAAGCGCAACGCGAACTGA
- a CDS encoding efflux transporter outer membrane subunit, translating to MTAHSAIRHGLGYRAALACAIALAVAGCSIPSKLSHPAIRDDVPLAGLDVTTRAGWPDANWWRQYNDPQLDTLIEMAMKGSPDIAQARSRVDSAQQSIRATAAQAGLSVNGSGQFERQRLSETGLIPPKFLGFTWYNQADLGVQAQYDFDWWGKKRDTIESAVDQAHAAEAQHSAAALAIQSNVADTYFGWLADEARIDIARQAVQTQEQLVHIAELRVHQGVDLPDTAQSARAQLAASREMLVTIESSAKIRVAALASLVGVAPADLPPLQPRALPAFDSGLPDNVGVDLMARRPDIAASRWQVESALRQTDVARAEFFPDISISAMAGLSSLDMDKFFSSGSRVFALTPAVHLPIFTGGLLKANYGVSKAQLDAAVAQYNSTVLSAARDVSTQSLTAQQLAGRRHEQQAQIDANERLVAAAQARARQGVRDIRETLGAKAQLLQQRDNALSLQAQALSTDLALIKALGGGYRAGSPDQASSTPSSDSTSNLAGDATHERH from the coding sequence ATGACTGCACACTCTGCGATTCGCCACGGACTCGGCTATCGGGCGGCACTGGCCTGTGCCATCGCCCTCGCCGTGGCGGGCTGTTCGATCCCCTCAAAATTGAGCCATCCGGCGATCCGCGACGATGTACCGCTCGCAGGTCTCGATGTCACGACACGCGCCGGCTGGCCCGACGCGAACTGGTGGCGTCAATACAACGATCCGCAGCTGGACACGCTGATCGAGATGGCCATGAAGGGCTCTCCCGACATTGCACAGGCACGCTCGCGCGTGGACTCGGCGCAACAGTCGATTCGCGCCACGGCGGCGCAGGCCGGACTTAGCGTCAACGGCAGTGGCCAGTTCGAGCGCCAACGATTGAGCGAAACCGGGCTGATTCCGCCCAAGTTCCTCGGTTTCACCTGGTACAACCAAGCGGACCTCGGCGTGCAGGCGCAGTACGATTTTGACTGGTGGGGCAAGAAGCGCGACACGATCGAATCCGCCGTGGATCAGGCCCATGCGGCCGAGGCGCAGCACAGTGCGGCGGCCCTGGCGATCCAGAGCAACGTGGCCGACACCTATTTCGGTTGGCTGGCCGATGAAGCGCGTATCGATATCGCACGCCAGGCCGTGCAGACGCAGGAGCAGCTGGTCCACATCGCCGAACTGCGCGTGCACCAGGGCGTGGATCTTCCTGATACCGCACAATCGGCAAGAGCGCAGCTCGCCGCTTCACGCGAAATGCTGGTGACCATCGAGAGTTCCGCCAAGATCCGCGTGGCCGCACTGGCCAGCCTGGTCGGCGTCGCTCCAGCTGACCTCCCTCCGTTGCAGCCGCGCGCCCTGCCCGCTTTCGACAGCGGCCTGCCCGACAACGTGGGCGTGGACCTGATGGCCCGCCGTCCGGATATTGCCGCCAGTCGATGGCAGGTGGAGTCGGCGTTGCGCCAGACCGACGTCGCGCGCGCGGAGTTCTTCCCCGATATCAGCATCAGCGCCATGGCCGGTCTTTCCAGTCTCGACATGGACAAGTTCTTCAGCTCCGGCAGCCGCGTGTTCGCGCTGACGCCGGCTGTGCATCTGCCGATCTTCACTGGCGGACTGCTCAAGGCCAATTACGGCGTGAGCAAGGCACAACTCGATGCGGCCGTGGCACAGTACAACAGCACGGTGCTGAGCGCTGCACGCGATGTCTCGACGCAAAGCCTCACCGCCCAACAACTGGCCGGGCGCCGTCACGAGCAACAAGCGCAGATCGACGCCAATGAACGACTGGTCGCCGCCGCACAAGCCCGTGCCCGCCAGGGCGTACGTGATATCCGCGAGACCCTCGGCGCCAAGGCGCAGCTGCTGCAGCAGCGCGACAACGCGCTCAGTCTGCAGGCGCAGGCCCTCTCCACCGATCTCGCACTGATCAAGGCGCTTGGCGGCGGTTATCGCGCCGGCTCACCGGATCAGGCAAGCAGCACGCCCTCTTCCGATTCCACTTCGAACCTTGCCGGAGACGCCACGCATGAGCGCCACTGA
- a CDS encoding MarR family winged helix-turn-helix transcriptional regulator: MNECLEHMDAGIARAGEILPGIPLQEVKLTRLLLLVGGNLLEELERNLKPYGLNDSDFRTLMMIHSSPSGSASPSELCDYAQQGATNMTRIANVLVKAGLVTRASSAEDRRRVVLSITPAGKRLVRKIVPPLFPQVLGAFASLSASDKRTLDRLLRQVALNIDSLTHPDPRP; the protein is encoded by the coding sequence ATGAACGAGTGCCTCGAGCACATGGATGCCGGAATCGCCCGCGCGGGCGAAATCCTTCCGGGCATCCCCTTGCAGGAGGTGAAGCTGACGCGGCTGTTGCTGCTGGTGGGCGGCAACCTGTTGGAAGAGCTGGAGCGCAACCTCAAGCCTTATGGCTTGAACGACAGCGACTTCCGCACGCTGATGATGATTCACAGCAGCCCTTCCGGCAGCGCGAGCCCCAGCGAGCTTTGCGATTACGCGCAACAGGGCGCCACCAACATGACGCGCATCGCCAATGTGCTGGTAAAGGCCGGCCTGGTAACCCGCGCGTCCAGTGCCGAGGATCGTCGCCGTGTCGTACTGAGCATCACGCCTGCGGGAAAGCGCCTGGTGCGCAAGATCGTCCCTCCCCTTTTCCCCCAAGTGCTCGGCGCATTCGCTTCGCTGAGCGCGAGTGACAAGCGCACGCTTGATCGCCTGCTGCGCCAGGTCGCTCTCAACATCGATTCGCTTACCCATCCGGACCCTCGTCCATGA
- a CDS encoding TatD family hydrolase: protein MLELTDSHAHIDDRSFDADRDLMFARAREAGIRHIVVPAVDQASWPRIASICANHAQAHPAYGLHPMFLDQHRPEHLDELVTQLQNHHAIAVGEIGLDFFLTDLDPARQREYFLRQLRIARDFDLPVTVHARRAMDEVTSTIKRIGGLRGVVHSFSGSLQQAERLWELGFHIGIGGPATYERAQRLRHIVGTMPIEHLLLETDAPDQPDALHRGQRNEPMRLAEILRVVALLRGEDAAAVAAATTANARRLFKLD from the coding sequence GTGCTCGAACTCACTGACAGCCACGCCCATATCGATGACAGGAGTTTCGACGCCGACCGCGACCTGATGTTCGCGAGGGCTCGCGAGGCAGGCATTCGGCATATCGTGGTGCCGGCGGTGGACCAGGCTTCCTGGCCGCGCATCGCATCGATCTGCGCCAATCATGCCCAGGCCCACCCGGCCTATGGCCTGCATCCGATGTTCCTGGACCAGCATCGTCCAGAGCATCTCGACGAGCTCGTCACCCAATTGCAAAACCATCACGCCATCGCGGTAGGCGAGATCGGCCTCGACTTTTTCCTGACCGATCTCGATCCCGCACGACAGCGCGAGTACTTTCTTCGGCAACTTCGAATCGCCCGCGATTTCGACCTGCCCGTGACAGTCCATGCACGGCGCGCCATGGATGAGGTCACTTCCACGATCAAGCGCATAGGCGGCCTGCGTGGCGTCGTGCATAGCTTTTCGGGCAGCCTGCAGCAGGCCGAACGATTGTGGGAGCTCGGCTTTCACATCGGCATCGGCGGCCCCGCCACCTATGAACGGGCTCAACGACTCCGCCACATCGTCGGCACGATGCCGATCGAACACTTGCTGCTCGAGACCGATGCACCCGATCAGCCGGATGCCTTGCATCGGGGCCAGCGCAATGAGCCGATGCGACTTGCCGAAATATTGCGTGTCGTCGCGCTGCTGCGGGGCGAGGACGCGGCTGCCGTGGCGGCAGCGACCACCGCGAACGCACGGCGCCTGTTCAAGCTCGACTGA
- a CDS encoding glycine zipper 2TM domain-containing protein: MNRLVVTALNLGVGAVLVFGLSACNRDANADGGVDATTQQAPAQDAPAYARVVSVTPVHQAASAPRQECHDEVVTQRAPVKDTHQIAGTAIGAVVGGLLGNQVGGGKGRTLATVAGAAGGGYAGHEIQKNHQENNTVSSTQKHCTTVNDNTGDRVVAYDVSYEYKGVTRTVRMDHDPGDKLQVQEGVVAVSDAH, encoded by the coding sequence ATGAACAGGTTGGTCGTTACAGCGTTGAATCTCGGAGTCGGCGCCGTACTGGTTTTTGGTCTATCGGCATGTAATCGCGACGCCAATGCCGATGGTGGTGTGGATGCTACGACGCAGCAGGCGCCGGCTCAGGACGCTCCCGCTTACGCCCGAGTCGTCAGCGTGACGCCGGTCCACCAGGCGGCCAGTGCCCCGCGACAGGAGTGTCATGACGAAGTCGTCACACAGCGCGCGCCGGTAAAGGACACCCACCAGATTGCCGGCACCGCCATTGGTGCCGTCGTGGGTGGTCTGCTCGGTAATCAGGTAGGCGGTGGCAAGGGGCGTACGCTCGCGACGGTGGCGGGTGCCGCCGGCGGCGGTTACGCCGGTCATGAGATCCAGAAGAATCACCAGGAGAACAACACCGTCTCGAGCACGCAAAAGCATTGCACCACGGTGAACGACAACACGGGCGACCGTGTGGTGGCGTACGACGTCAGTTACGAATACAAGGGCGTGACCCGCACGGTGCGGATGGATCATGACCCGGGCGACAAGTTGCAGGTACAGGAGGGCGTGGTCGCCGTTTCCGACGCTCACTAA
- a CDS encoding glycine zipper 2TM domain-containing protein, with product MQTRRRQFAVAGLVSIVAIVSGCTPPPQRPPVAFNSYASPSEHCELCGVVNDVRQVAVPKGASPGGMVIGAIAGGLLGSTIGGGSGRTAATVVGAVAGGAVGNEVGKNAGSSDLQWQVTMRLDDGRDATVTQAGDPQVRPGDYVQIRNGHILGYDVMDG from the coding sequence ATGCAGACACGTCGTAGACAGTTTGCAGTTGCTGGGCTCGTTTCTATCGTCGCCATCGTTTCCGGATGCACGCCGCCACCGCAGCGTCCGCCCGTGGCCTTCAATAGCTACGCATCCCCCAGCGAGCACTGCGAACTGTGCGGCGTGGTGAATGACGTGCGGCAGGTGGCTGTGCCCAAGGGAGCGTCGCCTGGCGGCATGGTGATCGGTGCCATTGCGGGTGGCCTGCTTGGCAGCACCATCGGCGGTGGCAGTGGTCGAACTGCTGCCACGGTGGTTGGTGCGGTCGCCGGTGGCGCTGTCGGCAACGAGGTCGGCAAGAACGCTGGAAGTTCTGATTTGCAATGGCAGGTCACGATGCGTCTCGACGATGGCCGTGACGCGACGGTTACGCAGGCAGGCGATCCGCAAGTCCGGCCAGGTGATTACGTGCAGATTCGCAATGGCCATATTTTAGGTTATGACGTTATGGACGGCTAG
- a CDS encoding cell wall hydrolase: protein MKLSMLLWLASVLPQPLADQTCLATTVYLEARSESTIGQYAVAEVALRRRDRGTWGGSVCKVVTSPNQFALTTTARTFEVTDLNSWTKAWKIAGDSISNWSLPKSERTVYVPQADHFATLAVAPSWSTRRIVKTIGEHAFYAVN from the coding sequence ATGAAACTTTCCATGCTGTTGTGGCTAGCGTCCGTGCTACCCCAACCCCTTGCGGACCAGACCTGCCTGGCCACGACGGTGTATCTCGAGGCACGCAGTGAATCGACCATTGGCCAGTACGCGGTGGCGGAAGTTGCACTTCGCCGCCGAGATCGCGGCACATGGGGCGGCAGCGTCTGCAAGGTCGTCACCTCACCGAATCAATTCGCATTGACCACGACCGCACGCACCTTCGAAGTCACTGACCTGAACTCGTGGACCAAGGCGTGGAAAATTGCCGGCGACTCGATCAGCAACTGGAGCCTGCCGAAGAGTGAGCGCACGGTCTATGTGCCGCAAGCAGATCATTTCGCCACGCTCGCCGTCGCGCCATCATGGTCGACCCGACGCATCGTAAAGACGATTGGCGAACACGCCTTCTACGCCGTCAACTAG
- a CDS encoding YgfZ/GcvT domain-containing protein: MPTHYSAQTLLIEGPDARAFAQAQFSSDVQSLAIGQWQFSAWLDAQGRVRALFHLARLADDALLLLLRGGEAAPMAQSLQRFVFRSKLRLTAHEPRALGTGPALDTYALSREGDATIFGCGAYSLVVGASEDDTWRLPQIRAGWPWLPDNALDQYLAPALSLERLQAVAFDKGCYPGQEIVARLHYRGGHKRHMHCVVLSQPLHAGTVLRHESKEVAQLLDVAADAHSIEALAIIGDDIVSQFDQGAPHCVDGDVSMRVTNSWSA, translated from the coding sequence ATGCCCACACACTATTCTGCTCAAACCCTTCTAATCGAAGGCCCGGATGCTAGGGCCTTTGCCCAGGCCCAATTCAGTAGCGACGTCCAGTCGCTCGCCATCGGGCAATGGCAATTCAGTGCGTGGCTGGATGCACAAGGACGCGTCCGTGCGCTGTTCCATCTGGCCAGGCTTGCCGACGACGCCTTGCTCCTGCTACTGCGCGGCGGCGAAGCTGCGCCGATGGCGCAGTCGCTTCAGCGTTTCGTGTTCCGCTCCAAGCTCAGGCTGACCGCGCACGAACCGCGCGCACTCGGCACAGGCCCAGCGCTCGACACTTACGCTTTAAGTCGTGAAGGCGACGCGACCATTTTCGGCTGCGGCGCGTACAGCCTGGTGGTGGGCGCGAGTGAAGACGATACGTGGCGACTTCCGCAGATTCGTGCGGGCTGGCCATGGCTGCCCGACAACGCGCTCGACCAATATCTGGCACCGGCGCTATCGCTTGAGCGATTGCAGGCAGTTGCCTTCGACAAGGGTTGCTATCCAGGGCAGGAGATCGTGGCGCGACTGCATTATCGCGGAGGCCATAAGCGGCATATGCATTGCGTCGTATTGTCGCAACCCTTGCATGCGGGCACCGTGCTGCGCCATGAGAGCAAGGAGGTTGCCCAACTGCTCGATGTTGCAGCCGACGCGCACAGCATCGAAGCACTTGCCATCATCGGTGATGACATCGTTTCACAGTTCGATCAGGGTGCCCCGCACTGTGTAGACGGAGACGTGTCGATGCGAGTTACAAACAGCTGGTCCGCATGA
- a CDS encoding DUF1674 domain-containing protein encodes MSVERPAPDPTRYGDWEKNGRCIDF; translated from the coding sequence ATGTCGGTGGAACGGCCGGCGCCGGATCCCACACGCTACGGCGATTGGGAAAAGAACGGGCGCTGTATCGACTTCTGA
- the sdhC gene encoding succinate dehydrogenase, cytochrome b556 subunit, whose product MADTQRPLSPHMGIYKWQVQMVTSILHRATGIALAVGTLMVLWGVFSLAQGEENYNQFKICIGSPPGLVLMFGWSWALFYHLCNGIRHLIQDGGAGYAIPQFIRSSWLSIIVSILLTVIVWAYVLTAGGAA is encoded by the coding sequence ATGGCAGACACGCAACGACCGCTCTCTCCTCATATGGGCATATATAAGTGGCAGGTGCAGATGGTGACATCCATCCTGCATCGTGCGACCGGCATTGCCCTGGCCGTGGGCACCCTGATGGTGCTGTGGGGGGTGTTTTCTCTCGCACAAGGCGAAGAGAACTACAACCAGTTCAAGATCTGCATCGGTAGCCCGCCGGGCCTGGTGCTGATGTTCGGTTGGTCCTGGGCGCTGTTCTATCACCTGTGCAACGGCATTCGTCACCTGATCCAGGATGGCGGTGCTGGTTATGCCATCCCGCAGTTCATCCGCTCCAGCTGGCTGTCGATCATCGTGAGCATCCTGCTCACTGTCATCGTGTGGGCCTATGTACTGACCGCCGGAGGTGCCGCATGA
- the sdhD gene encoding succinate dehydrogenase, hydrophobic membrane anchor protein, whose translation MSTGKDFQHPLKRARGLGSAQSGVSHWWTQRITAAALVFLSLWFVVIVLSLLHADYATARAIVAKPWNALLLVAFVLTVCWHAVLGLQIVIEDYVHTRWKEVALLVLVKFIAVLGTLATLMAVLRVALGA comes from the coding sequence ATGAGCACGGGCAAGGATTTCCAACATCCGCTCAAGCGCGCTCGTGGCCTGGGCTCGGCGCAGTCGGGCGTAAGCCACTGGTGGACGCAGCGAATCACCGCCGCCGCCCTGGTGTTCCTGAGCCTCTGGTTCGTCGTGATTGTGCTGAGCCTGCTGCATGCCGACTACGCCACCGCGCGCGCCATCGTGGCCAAACCCTGGAACGCCTTGCTGCTGGTGGCCTTCGTGCTCACCGTGTGCTGGCACGCCGTGCTCGGCCTGCAGATCGTGATTGAAGATTACGTGCACACCCGCTGGAAGGAGGTTGCCCTCCTGGTGCTGGTCAAGTTCATTGCCGTATTGGGCACATTGGCGACGCTGATGGCCGTGCTGCGCGTGGCGCTGGGAGCCTGA